A genomic stretch from Lathyrus oleraceus cultivar Zhongwan6 chromosome 2, CAAS_Psat_ZW6_1.0, whole genome shotgun sequence includes:
- the LOC127118693 gene encoding uncharacterized protein LOC127118693: MNFSQIQGQILAQNIMTLLQQPNMNMNMSMPAPYPMQNMNQQLPMQMQRPYGMHPVQQQPMFGFPPNQLPPHPMVPQNPTFSGNSQFGVVPGNQVRPPIAPNPAAGNPNGFVSGPFPSQQLQGNTSVPHNTNNAQSSAFRNSHSQENPNSNVNTNFANSNWKGSPNNNFKNKQNRGGSQGGFQKSKFRDNNKGNRRAGFSKDRKGRGPNNERAGTFGLNSEEHQQQPQRSYSATYSEQEILRWRDARRKNHPSREKNEKTQSEQSKDSKCIDREVLQRELKEVLAKQAELGVEVAEIPSYYLKNAANQGLQSEENETPFTNKRKFKNKARRNPNKRRRNGKKQKLADKDFLENKKKPTLLQKLLSADIVRDQSYLFQVFRFMTANSFLKDYPDKPLVYPPVLVKEMGSEVYDGKKHLHGGKDVVEDGTKGIVETQLVGKQVYY, encoded by the exons ATGAATTTCTCTCAAATTCAAGGACAAATTTTAGCTCAAAATATTATGACTTTGCTTCAGCAACCTAATATGAACATGAATATGAGTATGCCTGCTCCATATCCAATGCAGAATATGAACCAACAGTTACCTATGCAAATGCAGAGACCATATGGCATGCATCCTGTTCAACAACAACCTATGTTTGGCTTTCCTCCTAACCAACTGCCTCCTCATCCTATGGTCCCTCAAAATCCAACGTTTTCTGGAAATTCTCAGTTTGGTGTTGTGCCTGGAAATCAAGTCAGGCCACCGATTGCCCCAAATCCGGCAGCCGGGAACCCAAATGGTTTTGTATCAGGTCCTTTTCCATCTCAACAGTTACAAGGGAATACTTCTGTGCCACATAATACAAACAATGCTCAAAGTTCTGCATTTAGGAATTCACATTCACAG GAAAATCCTAATAGCAATGTCAACACTAATTTTGCAAACTCTAACTGGAAAGGATCGCCAAACAATAActtcaaaaacaaacaaaatagAGGGGGATCTCAAGGAGG GTTCCAGAAGTCTAAATTTCGTGATAACAACAAAGGAAACAGGAGAGCAGGGTTTTCAAAAGATCGTAAGGGTAGAG GTCCCAACAATGAGAGAGCAGGAACTTTTGGTTTAAATTCTGAGGAACATCAGCAGCAACCACAAAG ATCCTATTCTGCGACTTATTCTGAGCAAGAAATTCTACGATGGCGTGACGCACGGAGGAAGAATCACCCTTCCAGAGAAAAAAATGAGAAG ACGCAGAGTGAACAATCGAAAGACTCCAAGTGCATTGATAGAGAGGTTTTACAAAGAGAG CTCAAAGAGGTTTTAGCAAAGCAAGCTGAGTTGGGAGTTGAAGTTGCCGAAATACCTTCATACTATCTGAAGAATGCTGCAAATCAAGGCCTTCAGAGTGAAGAGAATGAAACCCCATTTACCAAcaaaagaaaattcaaaaacAAGGCAAGAAGGAATCCAAACAAAAGGCGTCGGAACGGCAAGAAGCAGAAGCTGGCTGACAAAGATTTTTTAGAAAACAAGAAGAAGCCAACTTTATTACAGAAACTCTTGAGTGCAGATATAGTGAGGGATCAAAGCTACCTGTTTCAGGTTTTCAGGTTCATGACAGCGAATTCGTTCTTGAAGGATTATCCTGATAAGCCTCTGGTATATCCACCAGTTTTGGTAAAAGAAATGGGGTCTGAAGTTTATGATGGAAAAAAACATTTGCATGGCGGAAaagatgttgttgaagatggTACCAAGGGAATAGTTGAAACACAACTTGTTGGGAAACAAGTTTATTACTAG